In Trichomycterus rosablanca isolate fTriRos1 chromosome 20, fTriRos1.hap1, whole genome shotgun sequence, one DNA window encodes the following:
- the akap1b gene encoding A kinase (PRKA) anchor protein 1b — protein sequence MPLKARNFLPYTLPGVLALIGLWWYTSRKKEQTVTNDGGGRQATSLLSSPEVSAEEVIEATHGITHQEGHYTKELSPAEQEVVAQINSLLTNSAIEETLGIPLIDLESGKLSTSSRDTAGAVCQQSDPELISEQPDIVLAPRELVEKASSHKSLQTAALSNESGVESLGQTLDQQETDTREIKSVVDSSLESAKAETLDLEVDKELTICVAESIEADSARDSLFTTKEQLTSSTPTEHFSYAQTLSEQSLCHENPVLPVSLQNSTSSPLSNDSIEGQYQQNGDLKHTTDSHNSMEELHSLAASLISEVLSSAAREVTAVSTCESQHRKVPEQPDSIEPALNGTGTTRDDHEHASRVESSTQSHSDHSLKHIVHISEVNGCLTPTEWDISGKQEDFVFADCQGHLESTPILPRVQAQAEVVAGTEDSVCSTFQSESSVTSEDFLSTGLSLTAVSGSKDHSFDINQHGQLDTTFSQSEVSAQEVVTADLGCVTHQSENGICTRNLSGTGLAAAGSNEETCISPKNHQGQLPSTPSLPEVQAQVDIVTKTEDSGLYTCQLESGICTEDLPNTSLSSAVPFRKEKQDPFDLVKSSQSEVETQNEFVSGTEDSGCVTFHFEDIGSKGLHNTLLSDTSDDKPESDEFTLDNKQQRLESMQVLTRVQAQEEVVTGTEDSGCSTCQSEDGNSSEDLLGAGSSSAVTGIKDVEACTTGILTLEKRDNGVQENLVSAELEEPALSLKHASANCASAQLNGEDLKNGTSEAEADQSGSDVNSMDSMDSITLAGGDSQDSGSQGTNLIVWEIEVPRHLVGRLIGKKGRYVSFLKQTSGAKIYISTLPYTQEFQICHIEGTQQQVDRALALIGKKFKDLELTNVYTPSLQPTTMPSLSITSWLLLPNGVAVEVIVVNIVSAGHIFVQQHTHPTYHALRSLDQQMFLCYSQPGTPALPSPAEVGVICAAPVMDGAWWRAQVISFYKDSHEVEIRYVDYGGYERVKIDTLRQIRSDFVTLPFQGTEVLLDNVAPLAGEEQFSSDANSALDEITRGVPLLAQVTNYDNNTGLPLVQMWSMVGEELVLLNRTLTDRGLATWVDSF from the exons ATGCCGCTCAAGGCTCGGAACTTTCTACCGTACACACTTCCTGGAGTGCTTGCACTCATAGGTCTGTGGTGGTACACTTCACGCAAGAAGGAGCAGACCGTCACCAATGATGGCGGGGGGAGACAGGCCACAAGTTTGCTGTCTTCACCTGAAGTCAGTGCTGAAGAAGTCATAGAGGCCACACATGGCATAACCCACCAGGAAGGACATTACACCAAAGAACTGTCACCCGCTGAGCAAGAGGTCGTAGCGCAGATCAACTCACTCTTAACAAACTCTGCAATAGAAGAAACTCTTGGGATCCCCTTGATAGATCTGGAATCAGGAAAGCTAAGCACTTCCTCTCGTGACACAGCCGGCGCTGTCTGTCAACAAAGCGATCCTGAATTGATCAGTGAACAGCCTGACATAGTTTTAGCACCGAGAGAGCTTGTAGAGAAGGCGTCTTCTCATAAAAGCCTGCAGACGGCCGCTCTAAGCAATGAGTCTGGAGTAGAGTCTCTGGGTCAAACACTTGACCAACAAGAAACTGACACTAGGGAAATAAAATCAGTTGTGGACTCGTCTCTGGAGTCAGCCAAAGCTGAGACTTTGGATCTTGAGGTGGATAAAGAATTGACAATATGTGTTGCTGAAAGTATTGAAGCAGATTCGGCTAGAGACAGTCTTTTCACTACCAAAGAACAGCTGACCTCCTCTACACCCACGGAACATTTTTCATACGCTCAGACTTTATCAGAGCAATCCCTCTGTCACGAAAATCCTGTGCTTCCTGTCTCTCTTCAAAATTCAACCAGCTCCCCACTGTCTAATGATTCCATAGAAGGCCAGTATCAGCAGAACGGGGACCTTAAGCATACGACCGATAGTCACAACAGCATGGAAGAGCTCCACAGTCTTGCAGCCAGCTTGATTTCTGAAGTCCTCTCATCTGCTGCCCGTGAGGTCACGGCAGTCAGTACCTGTGAATCCCAGCATAGAAAGGTCCCAGAGCAACCCGACAGCATAGAACCTGCACTTAACGGAACAGGAACCACAAGAGACGATCACGAACATGCATCTCGGGTGGAGTCGTCTACTCAAAGCCACTCGGATCACTCATTGAAGCACATTGTACACATCTCGGAGGTCAACGGCTGCCTTACTCCCACTGAATGGGACATATCTGGAAAGCAGGAAGACTTCGTTTTTGCTGATTGCCAGGGACACTTGGAATCGACTCCAATCTTGCCCAGGGTTCAGGCCCAAGCGGAAGTCGTGGCTGGAACTGAAGATTCTGTGTGCAGTACCTTTCAGTCAGAGAGCAGCGTTACAAGCGAGGATTTCCTTAGCACAGGTTTGTCATTAACGGCAGTATCGGGCAGCAAAGACCACAGTTTCGATATCAACCAGCATGGACAGTTGGACACAACTTTTAGCCAGTCTGAGGTTTCAGCTCAAGAAGTAGTAACGGCGGATTTAGGGTGTGTCACACACCAGTCGGAAAATGGCATTTGCACTCGGAACCTCTCTGGCACAGGTTTAGCAGCAGCCGGCAGCAACGAGGAGACCTGTATTTCTCCCAAAAACCACCAGGGACAGTTGCCATCGACTCCAAGCCTGCCTGAAGTTCAGGCCCAAGTAGATATTGTGACTAAAACGGAAGATTCTGGATTGTACACATGCCAGTTGGAGAGTGGTATCTGCACTGAGGACCTACCCAATACGAGTTTGTCATCAGCGGTACCTTTCAGAAAAGAAAAGCAGGATCCTTTTGATCTTGTCAAGTCGAGTCAGTCCGAAGTTGAGACCCAAAATGAATTTGTGTCTGGGACGGAGGATTCGGGGTGCGTCACGTTTCACTTCGAGGACATCGGTAGCAAAGGCCTCCACAACACGCTGTTATCAGACACTTCTGATGACAAACCTGAGAGTGACGAGTTTACGCTGGATAACAAACAACAACGGTTGGAATCCATGCAGGTCCTTACCAGGGTTCAGGCTCAAGAAGAAGTTGTGACCGGAACAGAGGATTCTGGCTGCAGCACGTGCCAGTCAGAGGACGGCAACAGCAGTGAGGACCTCCTCGGCGCAGGGTCGTCATCAGCGGTGACCGGAATCAAAGATGTGGAGGCTTGTACTACTGGGATCTTGACTTTGGAGAAAAGGGATAATGGAGTACAAGAGAACCTGGTGTCAGCTGAACTGGAAGAACCAGCGCTGAGTTTAAAGCACGCATCAGCTAATTGTGCATCGGCACAGCTTAACGGGGAAGACCTCAAAAATGGAACCAGTGAAGCAGAGGCAGATCAGTCGG GTTCAGATGTGAACAGTATGGACTCCATGGACAGCATCACTTTGGCAGGAGGAGACAGCCAAGATAGCGGCAGCCAGGGCACAAATTTGATTGTGTGGGAAATAGAGGTACCAAGG catctaGTTGGTAGATTAATTGGCAAAAAAGGAAGATACGTAAGCTTCCTAAAGCAGACTTCTGGTGCAAAGATCTACATCTCTACCCTGCCTTACACTCAGGAGTTTCAGATCTGCCATATAGAGG GTACCCAGCAGCAAGTAGATAGAGCATTGGCGTTGATCGGAAAAAAGTTTAAAGATCTGGAGCTGACCAACGTGTATACACCTTCGTTGCAGCCCACCACAATGCCCTCACTTTCCATTACGTCCTGG CTCCTGCTTCCTAATGGAGTAGCGGTGGAGGTGATAGTGGTGAACATTGTCTCGGCAGGCCATATTTTCGTCCAGCAGCACACCCATCCTACGTACCATGCTCTTCGCAGTCTGGACCAGCAGATGTTCCTGTGTTACTCGCAGCCTGGCACTCCTGCCCTACCGTCACCGGCTGAGG ttGGTGTGATCTGTGCGGCTCCTGTGATGGATGGTGCATGGTGGCGAGCGCAGGTCATCTCCTTCTACAAAGATTCCCATGAAGTGGAGATTCGATACGTGGACTACGGTGGCTATGAGCGAGTGAAGATCGATACTCTTCGCCAGATAAG GTCGGACTTTGTGACGTTACCTTTCCAAGGAACAGAAGTGTTACTGGACAATGTGGCACCTCTTGCTG GAGAGGAACAGTTTTCAAGTGATGCCAACTCTGCACTGGATGAGATAACACGAGGGGTTCCTTTACTTGCGCAG GTCACAAATTATGACAATAACACAGGCCTTCCGTTAGTCCAGATGTGGAGCATGGTTGGAGAGGAG CTGGTGCTGCTGAATCGTACACTGACTGACCGAGGCTTGGCTACCTGGGTGGACAGCTTCTGA